ACGATGAATATTTATATGCACTAAGAACAATAGTGCTTCCTGCTCTAACCACTTATAAACCTGATATCATTATTGTTGGTAGTGGATATGATGCAAGCACTTTTGATCCTTTAGGCCATATGCAACTTCATAGCCAAAGTTTTAGAGAAATGATGGAAAGCATTGTGGCTATAGCAGAGGATATTTGTCACGGGAAAGTCGTGGTTGTTCATGAAGGTGGCTATTCAGAGCACTATGTTCCTTTTTGTGCGTTGGCTGCATTGGAAGGGTTAAGTGGAATAAAAACGCATGTTATTGATCCTTTTATTTCATTTATTCAACAGCAACGTATTCCAGAAGCATTAAAAGATTTACAAGAAAACCTTATTAATTATCAGGCTATCAAATTAGGTTTATAAACAATTAAATTCTCGATACTAAAAAAATCGTTCTAGTATTACTCCCATCTATTAATAAGGTGTTTAACCATGAATATATTAAAAACAAATGACTGTATTATTGTCGGATGGCATTCATCTTGTTATACAGGAAATTTTGACTCACAATTAAATAGTATTATTATAGAGGTTAATGACATTTTAAATAAAATGGGTATCAGCTATGCTGATATGTTGAAACATACTATTGCAGTTAAAAGTGGCGAAGTTGAACCTATTTATGCAATTAATCAATTTCATGAGGTTGGTCGAAAAATATCTAAAGGATATGGAGAGAAAAAACCTGTAGGTACTATTATTAAGCTTCCTAAACTATTGTTTGATAATGCATTGGTCGCGATCGAATTTATTTTTCCATGTAAAAAAACAGATGTTTTATGTTTACCTTTTAACACTATGAAAATGGATGTAAGTCGTTCTTTAATATATGAAAAACTTCTTTATATTACCGGTACGGAAGCCTTGGAAGTTGTAGATGATGCTATTAATTCTTATTATGTGAGCAGTACTTTAGAGGAACAAATTGAAGTTGTATTTCAAAAAATCAATCATTCAATTATCGAGCTTGATTATCTGATGGATGATATATTTTTATTGAATGTTTATTTACGTAGCGATATTGCTTACCAAACCGCAGTCGAATTGATAAAGCAAGAAATTGCTAAATATACAGATAATACACTTGCGATTAACTGTAATATTAATGTCACGTATTGTGATGGTATGGCTACTGATGATTTTTTAATTGAAATCGATGGTTTTGTTAAGAACAAAAACTCCACTTCAGATGAGCCTATTAGTTATGCATGTTTTCAACTTAATTTAGACTTGTATGATAGCTTTAATCATGCCAAAAATCATCTTGATAACTTATTAAAGAATAACGTATCACCAAGTATTAGAATTACAACAAAATATGTTAAGAGTAAAAGTAGCAGCGAGGTCTATATTGATATTATACATGATGAACTGATGATGAAATTAAACAATGCTAATATAG
This portion of the Providencia manganoxydans genome encodes:
- a CDS encoding RidA family protein; translated protein: MNILKTNDCIIVGWHSSCYTGNFDSQLNSIIIEVNDILNKMGISYADMLKHTIAVKSGEVEPIYAINQFHEVGRKISKGYGEKKPVGTIIKLPKLLFDNALVAIEFIFPCKKTDVLCLPFNTMKMDVSRSLIYEKLLYITGTEALEVVDDAINSYYVSSTLEEQIEVVFQKINHSIIELDYLMDDIFLLNVYLRSDIAYQTAVELIKQEIAKYTDNTLAINCNINVTYCDGMATDDFLIEIDGFVKNKNSTSDEPISYACFQLNLDLYDSFNHAKNHLDNLLKNNVSPSIRITTKYVKSKSSSEVYIDIIHDELMMKLNNANIDNYIIETLPVRKLMNNKSFLEINIHSF